The proteins below are encoded in one region of Sphingobacterium sp. R2:
- a CDS encoding P-loop NTPase fold protein — protein sequence MAETNTTIILNESTNAKKFNDKNIIHLSQFNAVKSLISKFLIEDLDSNHSHNTITLLGSRGSGKTSFLLSLENELKSHEEIEVLNIIDPTLIEEKGHVFLNLISAICDLVNNHFTSCRCNPYKFNKDIENQWKKSVTKLAAGLPSIDHLSRDSEFVWQDPEYVMENELRAVGAARNLRQYFNEFLTKSLDILKKEVFLVLFDDIDVDSSKGYAILETIRKYFITGRIITVLSGDFKLYNSLIRQSKWKNFGQEILRYEASKEYQSNEADGRIRYYDDMVTDLTSQYLLKIMQPQYRFQLDTLYNVLNSTNRLCINIQVSEKEMSMPLEKLLQKIFAQLGVNNGYQLESQKHFLLNQPLRTIVHFLQRIVKSIKDDDVELTYNVNIVSVLLADLYEKNILIETLVNSPKNINIEILKLLIRDKQLKELYQLSPTSSDNSLNAGVFSLNILFSSAVSKYRFLIFDYLIRISFLRNIIDYYPEGYSLERGLIKESGVLNDLVLRDIMNTMQIYHYSSKVKKGNSFSLISLLGLKMVAKKSGLEDRLDAVLNQKEVSSAQRMLGYVPCLAGEHLYTNGSELFYSFYTLLSSIGELLKRFDLFVNDISNLELAFTELSQIRYYSFQEKVSNEMDDSDDSDNSEEFNETEMPDRSEDKDIQEFTKIVNKWMEDFRGNNLSIHLLGKIFTRFYVGISNLMNSHNERKLGRLFHLSIVNFMNAILIEDVRENLSSGDSRVLDLNHSNIVSSEKVFIDNLKKVNGSKNKKPGEKDKLKLSKWLIGCPMIIAYLDESKKDLVNELKKFYDYSLDTKFNVYKLLDNVSLAVKRSSENVNNNKRTDWKSDKSLIKKVNYEKLIGLLENEGVDMKLFKNMDTVTNTANNKIIRNLLPFLQSSEHIRNFRNYLEEKSYFTN from the coding sequence ATGGCAGAAACAAATACTACAATTATATTAAATGAAAGTACAAATGCAAAGAAATTTAATGATAAGAACATTATACATCTATCTCAATTTAATGCAGTAAAATCATTAATTAGTAAATTTCTTATAGAGGATTTGGATTCAAATCATTCTCATAATACGATAACCCTACTTGGATCAAGAGGTAGTGGAAAAACGTCTTTTCTACTAAGTCTTGAAAATGAATTAAAATCTCATGAAGAAATTGAAGTTTTAAATATTATTGACCCGACATTGATTGAAGAAAAAGGACACGTTTTTCTTAATCTTATATCAGCAATCTGTGATTTGGTCAATAATCATTTTACATCTTGTAGATGTAATCCCTATAAGTTTAATAAAGACATTGAAAATCAATGGAAGAAAAGTGTTACTAAATTAGCCGCAGGTCTTCCATCAATAGATCATCTTTCAAGAGATTCAGAATTCGTTTGGCAGGATCCAGAATATGTAATGGAGAACGAGTTGAGAGCTGTAGGAGCTGCAAGAAATTTAAGACAGTACTTTAATGAATTTTTAACAAAATCACTTGACATCTTAAAAAAGGAAGTCTTCTTAGTACTATTTGACGATATAGATGTGGATTCATCTAAAGGTTATGCTATTTTAGAAACCATAAGAAAATATTTTATTACTGGAAGGATTATTACAGTTTTAAGTGGGGACTTTAAGTTGTATAATTCATTAATAAGACAAAGTAAATGGAAAAATTTTGGTCAAGAAATACTTCGTTATGAAGCCTCTAAAGAATATCAATCTAATGAGGCTGATGGTAGGATTCGGTATTATGATGATATGGTAACAGATCTGACGTCGCAATATCTTTTGAAAATTATGCAACCTCAATATCGTTTTCAATTAGATACTCTATACAACGTTTTGAATTCAACTAACAGATTATGTATTAATATACAGGTTTCTGAAAAAGAGATGTCGATGCCTCTCGAAAAGCTACTTCAAAAGATATTTGCCCAATTAGGGGTAAATAATGGATATCAATTAGAAAGTCAAAAACATTTTTTGTTAAACCAACCCCTACGTACTATAGTACATTTTTTGCAAAGAATTGTAAAATCTATTAAAGATGATGATGTTGAATTAACTTACAATGTAAATATAGTATCGGTTCTCTTAGCTGATTTATATGAAAAAAATATTCTTATCGAAACACTAGTTAATTCACCAAAAAATATAAATATAGAAATACTCAAACTGTTAATTAGAGATAAACAATTAAAGGAATTATACCAACTTTCTCCAACATCCTCTGATAATAGTTTAAACGCTGGGGTATTTAGTTTAAATATATTATTCTCTTCCGCCGTTAGTAAATACAGATTCTTAATATTTGATTATCTAATTCGCATTTCGTTTCTAAGAAATATTATTGATTATTATCCTGAGGGATACAGTTTGGAGAGAGGATTAATCAAGGAAAGTGGAGTGCTGAATGATTTGGTGTTAAGAGATATAATGAACACTATGCAAATTTATCATTACTCATCTAAAGTCAAAAAGGGCAATAGTTTTTCGTTGATTAGTTTGTTGGGCTTAAAGATGGTAGCCAAGAAATCAGGTTTGGAAGATCGTCTAGATGCTGTTTTAAATCAGAAAGAAGTCTCTAGTGCTCAACGGATGTTAGGTTATGTTCCTTGTTTAGCTGGAGAACATTTGTATACGAATGGAAGTGAGTTGTTCTATTCTTTTTATACATTGCTTTCTTCAATTGGTGAATTATTAAAACGATTTGATCTCTTTGTAAATGATATTTCCAATTTGGAACTTGCATTTACTGAATTGTCCCAGATAAGATATTATTCTTTTCAAGAAAAGGTTTCTAACGAAATGGATGATAGTGATGATAGTGATAATAGTGAAGAGTTTAATGAGACAGAAATGCCAGATAGATCTGAAGATAAAGATATTCAGGAATTTACGAAAATAGTGAATAAATGGATGGAGGACTTTAGAGGTAATAATCTATCTATTCATTTGTTAGGAAAAATTTTTACACGGTTTTATGTTGGAATTTCTAATTTAATGAATTCTCATAATGAAAGAAAGCTAGGTCGGCTCTTCCATCTTAGTATTGTGAATTTCATGAATGCGATTCTAATTGAAGATGTTAGAGAAAATCTTTCATCAGGTGATTCAAGAGTTCTAGACTTGAACCATAGTAACATTGTTAGTTCTGAGAAAGTTTTCATTGACAATTTGAAGAAAGTTAATGGAAGTAAAAATAAGAAGCCAGGTGAGAAAGATAAACTGAAACTCTCTAAGTGGCTAATAGGTTGTCCTATGATAATTGCTTATTTAGATGAGTCGAAAAAAGATTTAGTAAATGAACTGAAGAAGTTTTATGATTATTCTTTAGATACAAAGTTTAATGTATACAAGTTATTAGATAATGTTTCTTTAGCTGTTAAAAGAAGCTCAGAAAACGTTAATAATAATAAACGAACGGACTGGAAATCTGACAAATCGTTAATAAAAAAAGTAAATTATGAAAAGTTAATAGGTTTACTTGAAAATGAAGGGGTTGATATGAAACTTTTTAAAAATATGGATACGGTTACTAATACGGCAAATAATAAAATTATTCGGAACCTTTTACCTTTTCTTCAGTCATCTGAACATATTCGTAACTTTCGGAATTATCTTGAAGAAAAAAGTTACTTCACTAATTAG
- a CDS encoding heavy metal-binding domain-containing protein codes for MIVTTTNSIEGSEISRYNDPIAANVVIGTTVFSDIAANYVNLFINLLKEDLKTFSKDFCRRSKLFLEEVDF; via the coding sequence ATGATAGTAACCACGACCAATTCCATCGAAGGGAGCGAGATTTCACGTTATAATGATCCAATAGCTGCCAATGTTGTTATCGGCACCACTGTCTTTAGTGATATAGCGGCGAACTATGTGAATTTATTTATTAACCTATTGAAAGAAGATCTAAAAACATTTTCGAAAGATTTTTGTCGACGTTCAAAATTGTTTTTAGAGGAAGTCGACTTTTAA